The proteins below come from a single Microbacterium sp. SLBN-154 genomic window:
- a CDS encoding glycosyltransferase produces MTATLRVMLDQVAVPTDNDLAEASRELARALVAGAPSGTDVEAIVPAQTDATALRAAVPGLAGVHPAALPRRELSVAVQLGAPTGIGAGMIHSPTLLAPLVRHDRVHNHDQTVVTVWDSRAWDAPGELPRGALSFQRAMIKRAAKHADAVVVPTHALARRIAGVVNLGERIRVIPGAAPLGFAVPNDEVGRRRELDLPEGFVLLAGSASRSSDGLAVGLAAVARSGVDLPVVVIDAPEGEEPAIADLAEAAGLPERRLHVRGALEAWNRAAVFGAALAFLAPSRREAFPWRVVDALTLGVPVLAAASDSHTEVVSDGGRLVDEADDAVLGDALGATLAETLGSVSAAERLGVLAADRGRAFSWAEAADKVWHLHADL; encoded by the coding sequence ATGACCGCCACGCTCCGAGTCATGCTCGACCAGGTCGCGGTGCCGACCGACAACGACCTCGCCGAGGCATCCCGCGAACTCGCCCGCGCGCTCGTCGCCGGGGCTCCCTCGGGAACCGACGTCGAAGCGATCGTGCCGGCCCAGACGGATGCCACGGCGCTGCGTGCCGCCGTGCCCGGCCTTGCGGGGGTGCATCCTGCGGCGCTGCCGCGCCGCGAGCTGTCGGTGGCCGTGCAGCTGGGCGCGCCCACGGGCATCGGCGCGGGCATGATCCATTCACCGACGCTGCTCGCGCCGCTCGTGCGCCACGACCGGGTGCACAACCACGATCAGACGGTCGTCACCGTCTGGGACAGCCGGGCCTGGGATGCGCCGGGCGAGCTGCCTCGCGGTGCGCTGTCGTTCCAGCGGGCGATGATCAAGCGCGCCGCGAAGCACGCCGACGCCGTCGTCGTGCCGACCCATGCGCTCGCACGAAGGATCGCGGGAGTCGTGAACCTGGGGGAGCGGATCCGCGTCATTCCCGGCGCGGCGCCGCTCGGCTTCGCCGTGCCGAACGACGAGGTCGGCCGGCGGCGCGAACTCGACCTGCCCGAAGGATTCGTGCTGCTCGCCGGCTCGGCGTCACGGAGCTCGGACGGGCTCGCCGTCGGGCTGGCCGCGGTCGCACGATCGGGCGTGGACCTCCCTGTCGTGGTGATCGACGCGCCGGAGGGGGAGGAGCCAGCGATCGCCGATCTCGCCGAGGCGGCAGGGCTCCCCGAACGACGCCTTCACGTGCGCGGAGCGCTGGAGGCCTGGAACCGCGCCGCAGTCTTCGGTGCAGCGCTGGCGTTCCTCGCGCCGTCGCGGCGCGAGGCGTTTCCCTGGCGCGTCGTGGACGCGCTGACCCTCGGCGTGCCGGTGCTCGCCGCGGCATCCGATTCGCACACGGAGGTGGTCTCCGACGGCGGTCGGCTCGTCGACGAAGCGGACGACGCCGTTCTCGGCGACGCCCTCGGCGCCACCCTGGCGGAGACGCTCGGGTCGGTGTCGGCCGCCGAGCGGCTGGGCGTGCTCGCGGCAGACCGCGGACGGGCGTTCTCCTGGGCGGAAGCGGCCGACAAGGTGTGGCACCTGCACGCCGACCTCTGA
- a CDS encoding ABC transporter ATP-binding protein, translating into MTPSIVLDQVHKDFKLRHTHSIKETVLAAVRRKQLTTDFHALDGVSFTVQPGESVALLGFNGSGKSTTLKMISGVLRPDRGRVLTRGRVAGLIEVGAGFHPDLSGRENIYLNAAILGMTKKETEDQFDDIVAFSEIEQFIDTEVKHYSSGMFLRLAFSVAIHTEVDVLLIDEILSVGDEPFQKKCLARIRELHAHGKTLVVVSHDLDMVSNLCERGILLQGGKVAFDGPSKEAVALMRS; encoded by the coding sequence GTGACCCCGAGCATCGTCCTCGACCAGGTCCACAAAGATTTCAAGCTGCGCCACACGCACTCGATCAAGGAAACGGTGCTGGCGGCGGTGCGGCGCAAGCAGCTGACGACGGACTTCCACGCCCTGGACGGCGTGAGCTTCACGGTGCAGCCAGGCGAGTCCGTCGCTCTGCTCGGCTTCAACGGGTCGGGCAAGTCAACGACTCTCAAGATGATCTCAGGTGTGCTCCGTCCCGACCGGGGCCGAGTGCTCACCCGCGGCCGAGTCGCCGGGCTGATCGAGGTCGGCGCAGGCTTCCATCCCGATCTTTCCGGCCGCGAGAACATCTACCTCAACGCGGCGATCCTTGGCATGACGAAGAAAGAGACCGAAGATCAGTTCGACGACATTGTCGCCTTCAGCGAGATCGAGCAGTTCATCGACACCGAGGTGAAGCACTACTCCTCGGGCATGTTCCTTCGTCTGGCGTTCTCGGTCGCGATCCACACGGAGGTCGACGTCCTGCTGATCGATGAGATCCTCTCCGTCGGCGACGAGCCCTTTCAGAAGAAGTGCCTCGCCCGCATCCGCGAGCTGCATGCGCACGGCAAGACCCTTGTCGTCGTGAGCCACGACCTCGACATGGTATCGAACCTGTGCGAGCGCGGCATCCTGCTGCAGGGAGGCAAGGTCGCTTTCGACGGTCCCAGCAAGGAAGCCGTCGCGCTCATGCGCAGCTGA
- a CDS encoding ABC transporter permease, with product MRRETSDVDLLTEPGSSRGLLDVFGRRHLLSLIVRKEVQIRYRGSVLGWLWSYVKPLVQFFVFYIAIGVFLGLNDRVDYFPIYLLAGITVVTFFNEAFSNGTRSLVDNAALIKKIYLPREMFPVASMMIAAVNTLPQILVVIVIALFFGWAPTALQIGAILLGLIIVAVLATGLGLLFGAVNVTFRDAQSFVEIIVMCAVWASPVMYQWQMVAEALPDWLFVAYRLNPITIAVELFHYGIWFPLDPSDAILIPELGMYTVIALAVSLAFLVIGQSVFRRLEGRFAQDL from the coding sequence ATGCGCCGCGAAACGAGCGACGTCGACCTGCTCACAGAGCCAGGGAGCAGCCGCGGCCTACTGGACGTCTTCGGCCGCCGCCACCTGCTCTCGCTGATCGTTCGGAAAGAAGTTCAGATCCGCTACCGCGGATCGGTCCTCGGCTGGCTGTGGTCCTACGTCAAGCCCCTCGTCCAGTTCTTCGTCTTCTACATCGCGATCGGCGTCTTCCTCGGTCTGAACGATCGAGTCGACTACTTCCCGATCTACCTCTTGGCTGGCATCACGGTCGTGACCTTCTTCAATGAGGCGTTCTCGAACGGCACCCGCTCACTGGTCGACAACGCTGCGCTCATTAAGAAGATCTACCTGCCTCGCGAGATGTTCCCGGTCGCGAGCATGATGATCGCCGCGGTCAACACACTTCCCCAGATCCTCGTGGTCATCGTGATCGCGTTGTTTTTCGGCTGGGCGCCCACTGCGCTGCAGATCGGGGCGATCCTGCTGGGACTCATCATCGTGGCGGTTCTCGCGACTGGACTCGGCCTGCTGTTCGGCGCGGTCAACGTCACGTTCCGCGATGCGCAGAGCTTCGTCGAAATCATCGTGATGTGCGCCGTCTGGGCGTCACCAGTGATGTACCAGTGGCAGATGGTCGCCGAGGCGCTACCTGATTGGCTTTTCGTCGCCTACCGACTCAACCCGATCACCATCGCGGTCGAGCTTTTCCACTACGGGATCTGGTTCCCTCTCGATCCAAGCGACGCGATCCTCATTCCCGAGCTGGGGATGTATACGGTGATCGCTCTGGCCGTGTCGCTGGCTTTCCTCGTCATCGGCCAGTCCGTGTTTCGTCGCCTGGAGGGTCGCTTTGCCCAGGATCTCTGA
- a CDS encoding glycosyltransferase: MSQRVAAVVVTYNRLEKLKTVLAKLRAQTTPPEWIVLVDNASTDGTKEFLAAQDDPALDITRLEENTGGAGGFATGMKRAYELGADYFWLMDDDCYPEPESLEHLVDGHTAAMAAMPGGVPFACSLVYFDHNELAEMNIAAPDWKWARLWVQGQRAFLVQTCSFVSALYTRETVERIGLPLREYFIWFDDAAYARMASVGIGPGVCVLDSKVMHDTPSNISGDFSKVDDQTVWKFAYGARNEASYHLHHESLLSYVRFFARVQILMRRGRVPWRLRRRITGRLLAAIRFNPQPERVVPAATA, translated from the coding sequence TTGTCCCAGCGCGTCGCCGCAGTGGTCGTGACCTACAACCGACTCGAAAAGCTCAAGACCGTCCTCGCCAAGCTCCGAGCGCAGACGACGCCACCCGAGTGGATCGTGCTCGTCGACAACGCGTCGACCGACGGGACCAAGGAGTTTCTCGCGGCGCAGGACGATCCCGCGCTCGACATCACGCGCCTCGAGGAGAACACCGGCGGTGCCGGCGGCTTCGCCACCGGAATGAAGCGAGCGTACGAGCTGGGTGCCGACTACTTCTGGCTGATGGACGACGACTGCTACCCCGAGCCCGAGTCTCTCGAGCATCTCGTCGACGGCCACACCGCTGCCATGGCGGCAATGCCCGGCGGCGTCCCGTTCGCGTGCTCGCTGGTGTACTTCGATCACAACGAGCTCGCTGAGATGAACATCGCGGCACCCGATTGGAAGTGGGCCCGACTGTGGGTCCAGGGCCAGCGGGCGTTCCTCGTGCAAACGTGTTCGTTCGTCTCCGCGCTCTACACGCGCGAGACCGTCGAGCGGATCGGCCTACCGCTCCGGGAGTACTTCATCTGGTTCGACGACGCCGCGTACGCGCGCATGGCCAGTGTCGGCATCGGTCCCGGTGTCTGCGTTCTCGACAGCAAGGTGATGCACGACACTCCTTCCAATATCTCGGGCGATTTCTCGAAGGTGGACGACCAGACCGTCTGGAAGTTCGCGTACGGCGCTCGCAATGAGGCGTCGTACCACCTCCACCACGAGTCGCTTCTGTCGTACGTGCGCTTCTTCGCGCGCGTGCAGATCCTCATGCGCCGCGGTCGTGTTCCATGGCGCCTGCGCCGCCGCATCACCGGCCGGCTGCTTGCGGCGATCCGCTTCAACCCCCAACCCGAGCGGGTTGTCCCCGCTGCGACGGCGTAG
- a CDS encoding glycosyltransferase family 2 protein: MSIVIRTKDRPQLLRRTLDDVLAQTSSDWHVVIVNDGGAPAPVDALVAEREERFDGRLEVLHVEGGTGSMEAAANLGAQRSRGEFVIVHDDDDTWAPDFLEIMVGALDADPEAVAGAARTEIVFERLDGDRVTELGRTPFVPPGEIVTMYDLLQTNRVVPIALLVRRSVYDEIGWYDPALKAVGDWEFNLRLVRHGRVLFVGEEPIAFWHQRPHATGAHSNSVFGESLDHMQFDRMVRDRALQDYIERNGIGGLLYLSKYIEETVRHYSLQQTVRRALSRVGDKLRIRRPRRR, translated from the coding sequence GTGAGCATTGTCATCCGCACCAAGGATCGCCCCCAGCTTCTCCGTCGCACGCTGGACGACGTGCTCGCCCAAACGTCGAGCGACTGGCACGTGGTCATCGTGAACGACGGCGGCGCGCCAGCCCCTGTCGACGCGCTGGTCGCCGAGCGCGAGGAACGCTTCGACGGCCGACTGGAGGTCCTCCACGTCGAGGGCGGCACGGGCTCGATGGAGGCGGCCGCGAACCTCGGCGCACAGCGCTCCCGGGGCGAGTTCGTCATCGTCCACGACGACGACGACACCTGGGCGCCGGACTTCCTTGAGATCATGGTCGGCGCGCTCGACGCCGACCCCGAAGCGGTCGCCGGAGCCGCGCGGACCGAGATCGTCTTCGAACGGCTCGACGGCGATCGCGTGACCGAGCTCGGCCGCACCCCTTTCGTCCCCCCGGGCGAGATCGTCACGATGTACGACCTGCTACAGACGAACCGCGTCGTGCCGATCGCTCTGCTCGTGCGCCGGAGTGTGTACGACGAGATCGGCTGGTACGACCCAGCGCTGAAAGCCGTCGGCGACTGGGAGTTCAACCTGCGCCTTGTGCGGCACGGACGCGTGCTGTTCGTCGGCGAGGAGCCGATCGCGTTCTGGCACCAGCGCCCCCACGCCACGGGCGCCCACTCAAACAGCGTGTTCGGCGAGAGCCTCGACCACATGCAGTTCGACCGTATGGTGCGCGACCGTGCGCTCCAGGACTACATCGAGCGAAACGGCATCGGCGGGCTGCTCTACCTGTCGAAGTACATCGAGGAGACCGTCCGGCACTACTCCCTTCAGCAGACGGTCCGACGTGCGCTCTCGCGCGTCGGCGACAAGCTGCGAATCCGTCGTCCTCGCCGGCGCTGA
- a CDS encoding DUF6541 family protein yields the protein MTWFDLAVASTTAAAIILLPGLGLAAVLGLRGLWAWGMAGPFGVSVVVLASLAAPLVGIPWGFAPVIVVFAIIAVGLVLARLATGGLRRPVIDRAPSRGWWTLLSLAIAALILTAHVCQVVQAPGNISQTFDNIFHLNGIRYALDTANASPLHLGSMTSTSGGVWFYPSAWHAWGSVVMQLTGVDIAVASNALVVVCAAILWPAGAVLLARTVFGTSRSLVISAGVFAAALPSMPLLPMTYGVLYPYQLGLSVMPGALAAALVLLRVCSPLADRTAWVWAVAVLGALPGVVIAHPGAFMAWLVLVSVAVLIAFVGYVRTRPGRRRLAAVSVGFAVYVSVAFIAWRVLRPPLDARSWPPTVTLGQAIGESATLSYWRGAIPVVAVAALVVGLVVCLRRRNPVDIWAVGTFAAASLLYVAAVGFPWPDFRDLLTASWYNNAPRLAAIVPVVIVPLAALGTAAVWRRFSARVFRTAEPDAATGSRVSMWAAASLVLLIVATQLGAVRQAIVEASATYALTAEAALLSADEMTLLRRLADDVPEDAVIAGSPWTGTGLAYAISGRQVLMPHTLMDIDDATAIINDGLNAADRRAAVCGAVRDKGVEYVLDFGDREVHGAENEFPGFERLASSSAVEKLDSVGGAVLYRVTGCEVGG from the coding sequence ATGACCTGGTTCGATCTCGCCGTCGCCTCCACTACCGCAGCCGCGATCATTCTCCTGCCCGGACTCGGTCTCGCCGCCGTCCTGGGCCTGCGCGGCCTATGGGCGTGGGGCATGGCCGGCCCCTTCGGCGTATCCGTCGTCGTGCTGGCCTCGCTGGCCGCGCCGCTCGTCGGAATCCCGTGGGGCTTCGCCCCGGTCATCGTGGTGTTCGCCATCATCGCGGTGGGGCTCGTGCTCGCGCGCCTCGCCACCGGCGGTCTGCGTCGGCCGGTCATAGACCGCGCTCCGTCCCGCGGCTGGTGGACGCTGCTCTCACTGGCAATCGCCGCCCTGATCCTGACCGCGCACGTCTGCCAGGTCGTACAGGCGCCCGGCAACATCTCGCAGACCTTCGACAACATCTTCCACCTGAACGGGATCCGGTACGCCCTCGACACCGCGAACGCGTCGCCCCTGCACCTGGGCAGCATGACCTCGACCAGCGGCGGGGTGTGGTTCTACCCATCGGCATGGCACGCGTGGGGCTCCGTCGTCATGCAGCTGACCGGCGTTGACATCGCGGTTGCTTCGAACGCCCTCGTGGTCGTGTGTGCCGCGATCCTGTGGCCTGCCGGCGCCGTCCTGCTTGCGCGCACCGTCTTCGGGACATCGAGGTCGCTCGTCATTTCGGCGGGCGTCTTCGCCGCCGCGCTGCCGTCGATGCCCCTCTTGCCGATGACCTACGGGGTGCTGTACCCGTACCAGCTCGGGCTTTCCGTGATGCCCGGGGCCCTCGCAGCCGCTCTCGTGCTGCTGCGGGTGTGCTCACCGCTCGCCGATCGCACCGCCTGGGTGTGGGCCGTTGCCGTTCTGGGGGCGCTTCCGGGTGTCGTGATAGCGCATCCCGGCGCGTTCATGGCGTGGCTGGTCCTCGTCTCGGTCGCGGTACTGATCGCATTCGTCGGCTACGTGCGCACCCGCCCCGGGCGGCGACGCCTCGCCGCGGTATCCGTCGGCTTCGCGGTCTACGTGAGCGTCGCGTTCATCGCCTGGCGCGTGCTCCGCCCGCCGCTGGACGCCCGAAGCTGGCCGCCCACCGTCACGCTCGGTCAAGCGATCGGAGAGTCGGCCACGTTGTCGTACTGGCGCGGCGCCATCCCGGTGGTCGCGGTGGCCGCGCTCGTCGTTGGCCTCGTGGTGTGCCTGCGGCGACGGAACCCGGTCGACATCTGGGCGGTGGGGACGTTCGCTGCGGCATCGCTGTTGTACGTCGCGGCCGTCGGATTTCCCTGGCCGGATTTCCGCGACCTACTCACCGCGTCCTGGTACAACAACGCGCCCCGTCTTGCGGCGATCGTCCCGGTCGTGATCGTGCCACTTGCAGCCCTCGGGACCGCGGCCGTGTGGCGGCGCTTCTCGGCTCGAGTGTTCCGCACAGCCGAGCCGGACGCAGCAACCGGATCCCGCGTGTCGATGTGGGCAGCCGCCTCGCTCGTCCTGCTCATCGTCGCGACGCAGCTTGGCGCCGTCCGGCAGGCGATCGTCGAGGCATCTGCGACTTACGCGCTCACTGCGGAAGCCGCACTGCTCTCAGCGGACGAGATGACACTGCTGCGGCGCCTCGCCGACGATGTCCCGGAGGATGCCGTCATCGCGGGAAGTCCCTGGACCGGGACGGGACTGGCGTACGCGATCAGCGGACGGCAGGTGCTCATGCCGCACACGCTGATGGACATCGACGACGCGACCGCGATCATCAACGACGGACTGAACGCCGCCGACCGGCGCGCCGCGGTGTGCGGAGCCGTCCGCGATAAGGGCGTCGAGTACGTCCTTGACTTCGGCGATCGCGAGGTGCACGGCGCCGAGAACGAGTTCCCCGGCTTCGAACGCCTCGCGTCGTCGTCGGCGGTCGAAAAGCTCGATTCGGTAGGCGGAGCGGTGCTCTATCGCGTCACCGGCTGCGAGGTCGGCGGATGA
- a CDS encoding glycosyltransferase family 2 protein, whose translation MSDLEIVVPFWGEPELLYLTVESVRAQRSPHWRLTVIDDCYPDDSVEGYFAQIEDERITYVRNERNLGITENYREAIRRSTGDYIAILGCDDLLHPDYVDVIRRTIAAVPGADVIQPGVDVIDEHGRPVRPLVDRVKQRLLAPHGTGIAVLRGESMATSLIRGDWLYWPSLTFRTETLRRIDFRDGLPIIQDLALLMDIAFAGGGLAYNPTVCFSYRRHGGSASQKSLLDGRRFRDERTYYAQARDLAESKGWRRTALVARMRVMSRLHAVTELPAVLRRGTRAGIQSTLAHIFVV comes from the coding sequence ATGAGTGACCTCGAGATCGTCGTGCCGTTCTGGGGCGAGCCGGAGCTGCTCTACCTGACCGTCGAGTCGGTCCGCGCCCAGCGGTCTCCGCACTGGCGCCTCACCGTGATCGACGACTGCTACCCGGACGATTCTGTGGAGGGTTACTTCGCGCAGATCGAAGACGAGCGCATCACGTACGTGCGCAACGAGCGGAACCTGGGCATTACGGAGAACTACCGCGAGGCCATCCGCCGCTCGACCGGCGACTACATCGCCATCCTCGGTTGCGACGATCTTCTGCACCCTGACTATGTGGACGTCATCCGCCGCACGATCGCGGCGGTGCCAGGCGCGGACGTCATTCAGCCCGGGGTCGACGTGATCGACGAGCACGGCAGGCCCGTGCGACCGCTCGTCGACCGCGTGAAGCAACGCCTTCTGGCGCCGCACGGCACAGGCATCGCCGTCCTGCGGGGTGAAAGCATGGCGACGAGCCTGATCCGGGGCGACTGGCTCTACTGGCCGTCTCTGACATTCCGCACCGAGACTCTGCGGCGTATCGACTTCCGCGACGGGCTCCCGATCATCCAAGATCTGGCGCTCCTCATGGACATCGCGTTCGCCGGAGGCGGCCTCGCCTACAACCCGACGGTGTGCTTCTCGTACCGGCGCCACGGAGGCAGCGCCTCGCAGAAGTCGCTGCTGGATGGCCGGCGCTTCCGCGATGAGCGCACCTACTACGCTCAGGCACGCGACCTGGCCGAATCGAAGGGATGGCGGCGGACCGCGCTCGTCGCGCGCATGCGCGTGATGTCGCGGCTCCACGCCGTCACCGAGCTGCCCGCCGTTCTCCGGCGGGGCACACGAGCGGGGATACAATCGACTCTCGCGCACATCTTCGTGGTTTGA
- a CDS encoding NAD-dependent epimerase/dehydratase family protein produces MPDHVLITGGAGFIGSRLARRFFDAGHTVAVLDALIDQVHGPDPETTSPLLRSLDGIATVKRGTVTSTADLRDALTGATIVVHLAAETGTGQSMYEIDRYVDANVGGTAKLLDLLTNEPHSVRRMVIASSRSIYGEGAYATEDGRTVYPDHRRDEDMAAGDFDVHMPGEGPISMIPTAEDAKLHPSSVYGITKQMQESLIMMVGPAIGVEPVSLRYQNVYGPGQSLKNPYTGILSIFSTLIRQGKEINIFEDGLESRDFVYIDDVVEATFRAATVPQAAGGTFNVGSGVATTVMDVVAALFAAFGTKVPTRVSGNYRLGDIRHNVADTTALREVLEFEPSTSFGDGVSQFVEWVLSEPVEGDTYERSLKEMASRNLLK; encoded by the coding sequence ATGCCGGACCATGTGCTCATCACCGGCGGAGCGGGGTTCATAGGCTCCCGCCTGGCCCGGAGGTTCTTCGACGCGGGCCACACCGTCGCCGTTCTCGACGCGCTGATCGATCAGGTACACGGCCCCGACCCTGAGACAACGTCCCCGCTGCTGCGATCGCTCGATGGGATTGCGACCGTCAAGCGCGGAACCGTGACCTCCACCGCCGACCTGCGCGACGCGCTCACCGGAGCGACGATCGTCGTGCACCTCGCGGCCGAGACGGGCACCGGGCAGTCGATGTACGAGATCGACCGGTACGTCGATGCCAACGTCGGCGGCACCGCGAAACTGCTGGACCTCCTCACCAACGAGCCGCACAGCGTGCGCCGTATGGTGATCGCCTCTTCCCGCTCGATCTATGGCGAGGGTGCCTACGCCACCGAGGACGGCCGCACCGTGTATCCCGACCATCGGCGTGACGAGGACATGGCGGCGGGCGACTTCGACGTGCACATGCCGGGCGAAGGGCCGATCTCGATGATCCCCACGGCTGAGGACGCGAAGCTTCACCCGTCGTCGGTGTATGGGATCACGAAGCAGATGCAAGAGTCCCTCATCATGATGGTCGGACCGGCGATCGGTGTGGAGCCCGTGTCGCTGCGGTACCAGAACGTCTACGGCCCGGGCCAGTCCCTGAAAAACCCGTACACCGGGATTCTGTCGATCTTCTCAACCCTCATCCGGCAGGGAAAGGAGATCAACATCTTCGAGGACGGCCTGGAGAGTCGCGACTTCGTCTACATCGACGACGTCGTGGAGGCGACGTTCCGCGCCGCCACCGTGCCGCAGGCGGCCGGCGGCACCTTCAACGTCGGATCGGGAGTCGCAACCACCGTGATGGACGTCGTGGCGGCCCTCTTCGCCGCCTTCGGCACCAAAGTGCCGACTCGGGTCTCCGGCAACTACCGGCTCGGCGATATCCGTCACAACGTCGCCGACACCACCGCGCTGCGCGAGGTGCTCGAGTTCGAGCCGTCTACGAGCTTTGGTGACGGCGTCTCTCAATTCGTCGAGTGGGTGCTCAGCGAACCCGTCGAGGGGGATACGTACGAGCGGTCGCTCAAGGAGATGGCGTCCCGGAACCTCCTCAAGTGA
- a CDS encoding acyltransferase family protein, which produces MSSRAFAGAPFPYRDNSLNLFRLILAALVLFAHAFYIVGRGDSPGFNGENLGGWAVAGFFVVSGFLITRSRFRTGAGEYLLHRVARIFPAFLVCLVVTAFVFAPLALWISTGSLSGFLRTPVTPLQYVWGNITLYIEHYSIGETLSTVPYPDAWNGSLWTLYYEFLCYIAVWVLGGFALYRRSLLGAGLIWAVSVGVHALTAAGITGGLDGDFELFARLFPFFIGGSLIYLVIERWGLVPLVGWLSIPVAAMSMVFVPNFGGQLAAPALAYGILFLSTVVSQPAWIARNDVSYGFYIYAWPVQQLTVLVGGATWALPVYIAVTVVVTFSLAWLSWVAIERPAMLRVRNRRSGARQTLPGDIRRA; this is translated from the coding sequence GTGAGTTCGCGCGCCTTCGCAGGAGCCCCGTTCCCGTACCGCGACAACAGCCTCAACCTGTTCCGGCTCATCCTGGCGGCGCTGGTGCTGTTCGCGCACGCGTTCTACATCGTGGGCCGTGGCGACAGCCCGGGCTTCAACGGTGAGAATCTCGGCGGATGGGCCGTCGCGGGCTTCTTCGTCGTCAGCGGCTTCCTCATCACTCGCAGCCGGTTCCGCACCGGCGCAGGCGAATATCTGCTGCACCGTGTTGCGCGCATCTTCCCCGCTTTCCTGGTCTGCCTCGTCGTGACGGCGTTCGTCTTCGCCCCGCTCGCGCTGTGGATCTCGACCGGCTCCCTCTCCGGTTTCCTCCGGACGCCCGTAACGCCGCTGCAGTACGTGTGGGGAAACATCACGCTGTACATCGAGCACTACTCGATCGGCGAGACGCTGAGCACCGTGCCCTATCCCGACGCGTGGAACGGGTCGCTGTGGACGCTCTATTACGAGTTCCTCTGCTACATCGCGGTGTGGGTGCTCGGCGGCTTCGCGTTGTACCGACGCTCGCTCCTCGGTGCCGGACTCATCTGGGCCGTGTCCGTCGGGGTCCACGCGCTGACGGCAGCCGGCATCACGGGCGGGCTCGACGGCGACTTCGAGCTGTTCGCGCGGCTGTTCCCCTTCTTCATCGGCGGGTCTCTCATCTATCTCGTCATCGAGCGCTGGGGGCTCGTGCCGCTCGTCGGGTGGCTGTCGATCCCCGTCGCCGCCATGTCCATGGTCTTCGTCCCGAATTTCGGCGGACAGTTGGCGGCGCCGGCACTGGCGTACGGCATCCTGTTCCTCTCCACGGTGGTGTCACAGCCGGCGTGGATCGCTCGCAATGACGTGTCGTACGGGTTCTACATCTACGCGTGGCCGGTTCAGCAGCTCACGGTGCTCGTCGGCGGGGCCACGTGGGCGCTGCCGGTGTACATCGCCGTGACAGTCGTGGTGACGTTCAGCCTCGCCTGGCTCAGCTGGGTCGCGATCGAGCGTCCCGCGATGCTGAGGGTGCGAAACCGGAGATCGGGCGCGCGTCAAACGCTGCCGGGTGATATCCGACGCGCTTGA
- a CDS encoding glycosyltransferase: MPVSVCMATYNGAAYVEHQLRSILAELHPDDEVVIVDDASSDDTVTLIEAIGDERIRVIRQIVNRGYVRTFEAALSQAKGEVVMLADQDDEWIPGRRDVLQEAASASGVAASNLVMLDSGEPLRSPITGRPWRLEPSTSGHRLRNELRILAGVTPYFGCAMAVRRDVLPQILPFPPFLTESHDLWIATLANRLGIMRHVAGPTVRRRIHESNASSSRPRAITQALQARGMLVRAYVEAGRRSR; the protein is encoded by the coding sequence GTGCCGGTTTCCGTGTGCATGGCGACGTACAACGGCGCGGCGTACGTGGAGCACCAGCTACGCAGCATCCTCGCCGAGCTGCATCCTGACGACGAGGTCGTGATCGTCGATGACGCGAGCTCCGACGACACCGTCACGCTCATCGAGGCCATCGGTGATGAGCGGATCCGCGTCATCCGTCAGATCGTGAACCGTGGGTACGTTCGCACCTTCGAGGCCGCACTGTCGCAGGCGAAAGGTGAAGTCGTCATGCTCGCAGACCAGGACGACGAATGGATCCCCGGGCGTCGGGACGTGCTGCAGGAGGCAGCGTCGGCGTCGGGCGTCGCCGCGTCGAACCTCGTTATGTTGGACTCGGGTGAGCCACTGCGCTCCCCCATCACCGGCCGGCCGTGGCGGCTCGAGCCGTCAACGTCAGGACATCGGCTTCGCAACGAGCTGCGCATCCTCGCCGGCGTCACCCCCTACTTCGGCTGCGCGATGGCCGTCCGCCGCGACGTCCTCCCGCAGATCCTGCCGTTCCCCCCCTTCCTCACCGAGTCGCACGATCTGTGGATCGCCACCCTCGCGAACCGCCTCGGGATCATGCGCCACGTCGCAGGGCCGACGGTGCGCCGCCGCATCCACGAGTCCAACGCCTCGTCGAGCCGGCCTCGTGCGATCACACAAGCGCTTCAAGCCCGTGGAATGCTCGTGCGCGCGTACGTCGAGGCAGGGAGGCGCTCGCGCTGA